In Candidatus Nitrosarchaeum limnium SFB1, the following proteins share a genomic window:
- a CDS encoding thrombospondin type 3 repeat-containing protein: MKNYQILGFLILLVSTIGMFQSNVYSVQDTDGDGVPNDKDECPNLLEDYNGIIDGCPSSFVPWYDADYDGIPDNLDNCPTVRETYNKFQDDDGCPDASPNVGKETVDSDRDGIFDSVDKCPTQPEIFNGVDDKDGCPDQITSSIDTDHDGISDSLDACPLNPEVYNKFQDDDGCPDVVSDTMTTYKAPDADGDGIPDIKDACPNEPENFNGYLDWDGCPDVLAAESTIPSYLDSDHDGIPNSIDQCPTERENVNNFQDDDGCPDIVDYKIMTDIDGDGIPDDKDACPYNPETYNKYQDTDGCPDSIPADKSAADTDGDGILDKVDKCPTQPETFNGYQDTDGCPDSFTPTLDTDRDGIPDVVDACPLNPEVYNKFQDDDGCPDVVSDTMTTYKAPDADGDGIPDIKDACPNEPENFNGYLDWDGCPDTPGATASKLADADHDGIPDNVDQCPTVAERRNGFQDDDGCPDDVVSNSVGDADNDGIPDDVDKCPLVKETYNKYQDTDGCPDSVPSDKLTADTDGDGITDSLDLCPTQPETFNGYQDKDGCPDKFVSTLDTDRDGIPDVVDACPLNPEVYNKFQDDDGCPDVVSDTMTTYKAPDADGDGIPDIKDACPNEPENFNGYLDWDGCPDTLGAESSISTLADSDKDGIPDKYDSCPSAPETWNKYKDTDGCPDTSPEQQRFLHDDDLDGILNDADKCPLVPEDYVGVIDGCPES; the protein is encoded by the coding sequence ATGAAAAATTACCAAATTCTTGGATTTCTGATTTTACTTGTTTCTACTATTGGTATGTTTCAAAGTAATGTATACAGTGTACAAGATACTGACGGTGATGGAGTACCAAATGATAAAGACGAATGTCCAAACCTTCTAGAGGATTATAATGGTATTATCGACGGTTGCCCCTCAAGTTTTGTTCCATGGTATGATGCAGATTATGACGGAATTCCAGATAATCTAGACAATTGTCCTACAGTTAGAGAGACTTACAATAAATTCCAAGATGATGACGGTTGCCCTGATGCTTCACCAAATGTTGGTAAGGAAACTGTAGATTCTGATAGAGACGGTATTTTTGATAGTGTAGATAAATGTCCAACTCAACCAGAAATATTCAACGGTGTTGATGATAAAGACGGTTGTCCTGATCAAATTACATCTTCGATTGATACAGATCATGATGGTATTTCTGATAGTTTAGATGCATGTCCATTAAATCCAGAAGTTTACAATAAATTCCAAGATGATGACGGTTGTCCTGATGTAGTATCTGATACAATGACTACATACAAAGCACCAGATGCTGACGGTGATGGCATCCCAGATATTAAAGATGCATGTCCTAATGAACCTGAAAACTTTAACGGATACTTGGATTGGGATGGCTGTCCTGATGTACTAGCTGCAGAATCTACCATTCCATCATATCTTGATTCTGATCATGATGGTATTCCAAATAGTATTGATCAATGTCCTACAGAACGTGAAAACGTTAACAACTTTCAAGATGATGACGGTTGTCCGGATATTGTTGATTATAAAATAATGACTGATATTGACGGTGATGGCATCCCAGATGATAAGGATGCATGTCCATATAATCCAGAGACTTACAATAAATATCAAGACACGGACGGTTGCCCTGATTCTATACCTGCTGATAAATCCGCTGCAGACACAGACGGTGATGGAATTTTAGATAAAGTGGATAAATGTCCAACTCAACCAGAAACATTCAACGGTTATCAAGACACGGACGGTTGTCCTGATAGCTTTACTCCTACACTTGATACTGATAGAGATGGCATCCCAGACGTAGTTGACGCATGTCCATTAAATCCAGAAGTTTACAATAAATTCCAAGATGATGACGGTTGTCCTGATGTAGTATCTGATACAATGACTACATACAAAGCACCAGATGCTGACGGTGATGGCATCCCAGATATTAAAGATGCATGTCCTAATGAACCTGAAAACTTTAACGGATACTTGGATTGGGATGGCTGCCCAGATACTCCAGGTGCAACTGCTTCTAAACTGGCTGATGCTGATCATGATGGTATCCCAGACAATGTTGATCAGTGTCCTACTGTTGCAGAACGACGCAATGGATTCCAAGATGATGACGGTTGTCCAGATGATGTAGTTTCAAATTCAGTTGGCGATGCTGATAATGATGGAATTCCAGACGATGTTGATAAATGCCCGTTAGTCAAAGAAACTTACAATAAATATCAAGACACTGACGGTTGTCCTGACTCAGTACCAAGTGATAAATTAACTGCAGATACAGATGGTGATGGAATTACCGATAGCCTAGATTTATGTCCAACTCAACCAGAAACATTCAACGGTTACCAAGACAAAGACGGTTGCCCTGACAAATTCGTTTCGACACTTGATACTGATAGAGATGGCATCCCAGACGTAGTTGACGCATGTCCATTAAATCCAGAAGTTTACAATAAATTCCAAGATGATGACGGTTGTCCTGATGTAGTATCTGATACAATGACTACATACAAAGCACCAGATGCTGACGGTGATGGCATCCCAGATATTAAAGATGCATGTCCTAATGAACCTGAAAACTTTAACGGATACTTGGATTGGGATGGATGTCCTGATACATTGGGTGCAGAGTCTTCTATTTCAACGCTAGCTGATTCTGATAAAGATGGAATTCCAGATAAGTATGATTCATGTCCTAGCGCTCCAGAAACTTGGAATAAATACAAAGACACTGACGGTTGTCCAGACACTAGTCCAGAACAACAAAGATTCCTTCATGATGATGATCTAGATGGTATAC